In Prunus dulcis chromosome 1, ALMONDv2, whole genome shotgun sequence, the following are encoded in one genomic region:
- the LOC117616665 gene encoding transcription factor bHLH147 translates to MASTLISTPITNSDRARDSFRRKKKKKIQAKQDHHHQQEAQSHTKWKSEAQQQLYSSKLLQALSQVSINPPNTANTNANPSSSSPPRRGRAVREAADRVLAVAAKGRTRWSRAILTSRLKIKFRQHKRQRSAAAASGTGSTRPRKPKFSVYRLKGKGLPAVQKKVRVLGRLVPGCRKQPLPVILEEATDYIAALEMQVRAMSRLAQLLSGSTSGAAGST, encoded by the coding sequence ATGGCGTCCACTCTGATTTCCACTCCTATTACAAACTCCGATCGAGCTCGAGACTCTtttagaaggaaaaagaagaagaaaatccaAGCCAAACAagaccaccaccaccagcaaGAAGCCCAGAGCCACACCAAATGGAAATCCGAGGCCCAGCAGCAGCTCTACTCTTCCAAGCTCCTTCAAGCGCTCAGTCAAGTCTCCATTAACCCACCCAACACCGCTAACACCAACGCCAAcccctcctcttcttctcctccgcGCCGCGGCAGAGCCGTACGCGAAGCCGCCGACAGAGTTCTCGCCGTCGCAGCCAAGGGCAGGACACGCTGGAGCCGCGCCATTCTCACCAGCCGCCTAAAAATCAAGTTCCGGCAGCATAAACGACAGAGATCCGCCGCTGCAGCGTCGGGTACCGGTTCGACCCGACCCAGGAAGCCCAAGTTCAGCGTTTACCGGCTGAAAGGCAAGGGGTTGCCAGCTGTGCAGAAGAAAGTCCGGGTTCTGGGCCGGTTGGTTCCCGGTTGCCGAAAGCAACCGTTGCCGGTCATTCTAGAAGAAGCCACTGATTACATCGCAGCTCTGGAGATGCAGGTCCGGGCCATGAGCCGGCTCGCCCAGCTGCTCTCCGGTTCAACTTCTGGCGCCGCCGGCTCCACTTGA
- the LOC117616144 gene encoding protein SINE3 codes for MRENQTPLKDQARPSKLANRVSKKNIPKKSLNTVFSSVSEDVTVDTSKNSLDFTPVSEISEVNDDGDIAESLMLVPDQALSASSETSFSSDLIPSPEASVDKDEPDHVSLSIGKSSEFVASNVGSVEAEIVAGFLRKARTQVLNAGLDTKSKKLLDALLEIVIEDFHTLPVKRDRAAELLSAKTYIVIVCFLLWIIALGVLMFSSGGRSNFRGPLPT; via the exons ATGAGAGAAAACCAAACACCACTCAAGGATCAAGCGCGACCTTCAAAGCTCGCGAATCGCGTATCCAAGAAGAAC ATTCCAAAGAAGAGCTTAAACACTGTTTTTTCCTCAGTTTCCGAAGATGTAACAGTGGACACTTCAAAAAATTCTCTGGATTTTACTCCAGTTTCTGAGATTTCCGAGGTCAATGATGATGGAGACATCGCCGAG AGTCTGATGCTGGTGCCAGATCAAGCTCTCTCAGCTTCATCAGAGACTTCCTTCTCCTCTGATCTCATTCCGTCTCCAGAGGCCAGTGTTGATAAGGACGAACCAGACCATGTCTCCCTGAGTATTGGAAAATCAAGCGAATTCGTTGCCTCAAACGTTGGTTCTGTGGAGGCTGAGATTGTAGCGGGCTTTCTCAGGAAAGCTCGGACTCAGGTCTTGAATGCCGGCTTGGATACCAAATCTAAGAAGCTTCTGGATGCACTGCTTGAGATTGTCATAGAGGACTTCCACACTTTGCCTGTAAAGAGGGACCGGGCTGCAGAGCTTCTGTCAGCAAAAACTTACATAGTGATAGTATGTTTCTTGCTCTGGATCATTGCATTAGGTGTATTGATGTTCAGCTCTGGAGGCCGAAGCAATTTTCGTGGACCTCTGCCTACTTGA
- the LOC117613089 gene encoding DNA replication complex GINS protein SLD5 isoform X1 produces MASASDLGSTDDYEALMSMTDVELLKRAWRQEKAAPEILQFESRLIKRVREQIQLMEETVEEFTESGFDPLTVSLYQMDLDRTQFLLRSYLRIRLQKIEKYMFHIFATAEILTRLSKEEKWFIERCCVDLQTHLEKSVLSQLPYTYQSIFQQSVINDETDMVAKPQLDTFIVCKTKYYLGHIQLEDNADGEPDGSGSQKPLEEPFEMEPNVLYFVRYKAVKKFVEEGKIDLY; encoded by the exons ATGGCTTCAGCTTCGGATTTAGGGTCAACGGATGATTACGAGGCGTTGATGTCGATGACCGATGTGGAGCTTTTGAAGAGAGCGTGGCGGCAAGAGAAGGCCGCTCCGGAGATTCTTCAGTTCGAGAGTCGTTTGATTAAGAGAGTCAGAGAGCAGATCCAACTGATG GAAGAAACCGTGGAGGAATTTACTGAAAGTGGTTTTGATCCACTTACTGTGTCACTCTACCAGATGGATTTGGACAGGACTCAGTTCTTGTTGAGATCTTATCTACGAATTCGTTTGCAGAAG ATTGAGAAATACATGTTTCACATCTTTGCTACCGCCGAAATTCTAACACGTCTATCTAAAGAGGAGAAGTGGTTTATTGAAAG GTGCTGTGTTGATTTGCAGACGCATCTTGAAAAGAGTGTCCTGTCGCAATTGCCTTATACTTATCAGTCTATATTTCAGCAATCTGTAATTAATGATGAGACTGACATGG TGGCAAAACCGCAATTGGACACATTTATTGTCTGCAAAACCAAGTATTATCTTGGACATATCCAGCTTGAGGACAATGCAGATGGAGAACCAGATGGCAG TGGGAGCCAGAAACCGTTGGAGGAGCCTTTTGAGATGGAGCCCAATGTTTTATACTTTGTACGTTATAAAGCAGTGAAGAAATTTGTAGAGGAAGGGAAGATTGATTTATACTGA
- the LOC117613089 gene encoding uncharacterized protein LOC117613089 isoform X2, translated as MASASDLGSTDDYEALMSMTDVELLKRAWRQEKAAPEILQFESRLIKRVREQIQLMIEKYMFHIFATAEILTRLSKEEKWFIERCCVDLQTHLEKSVLSQLPYTYQSIFQQSVINDETDMVAKPQLDTFIVCKTKYYLGHIQLEDNADGEPDGSGSQKPLEEPFEMEPNVLYFVRYKAVKKFVEEGKIDLY; from the exons ATGGCTTCAGCTTCGGATTTAGGGTCAACGGATGATTACGAGGCGTTGATGTCGATGACCGATGTGGAGCTTTTGAAGAGAGCGTGGCGGCAAGAGAAGGCCGCTCCGGAGATTCTTCAGTTCGAGAGTCGTTTGATTAAGAGAGTCAGAGAGCAGATCCAACTGATG ATTGAGAAATACATGTTTCACATCTTTGCTACCGCCGAAATTCTAACACGTCTATCTAAAGAGGAGAAGTGGTTTATTGAAAG GTGCTGTGTTGATTTGCAGACGCATCTTGAAAAGAGTGTCCTGTCGCAATTGCCTTATACTTATCAGTCTATATTTCAGCAATCTGTAATTAATGATGAGACTGACATGG TGGCAAAACCGCAATTGGACACATTTATTGTCTGCAAAACCAAGTATTATCTTGGACATATCCAGCTTGAGGACAATGCAGATGGAGAACCAGATGGCAG TGGGAGCCAGAAACCGTTGGAGGAGCCTTTTGAGATGGAGCCCAATGTTTTATACTTTGTACGTTATAAAGCAGTGAAGAAATTTGTAGAGGAAGGGAAGATTGATTTATACTGA
- the LOC117613936 gene encoding calcium-binding protein CP1, whose product MCPSGRTLCAETATTTTMTSDFRPAFDALDSDRDGKISKDDLRAFYAGFSSSGADENLIGSMMSVADSNKDGFVQYDEFERVLGGGGGARSSGGVMEDAFKVMDKDGDGKLGHEDLKSYMSAAGFAATDEDIKAMIILGGGDDNQGVSYAGLLKILAVDHVG is encoded by the coding sequence ATGTGTCCCTCTGGCCGCACCCTCTGCGCAGAGACCGCCACAACGACGACCATGACCTCAGATTTCCGGCCAGCCTTCGACGCCCTCGACTCCGACCGCGACGGCAAGATCAGCAAAGACGATCTCCGAGCCTTCTACGCCGGATTTTCCAGCTCCGGCGCCGACGAAAATCTCATCGGATCGATGATGTCGGTCGCCGATTCCAACAAGGACGGCTTCGTCCAATACGACGAGTTCGAGCGCGTTTTGGGCGGCGGCGGCGGTGCAAGAAGCTCGGGGGGAGTGATGGAGGACGCGTTTAAGGTTATGGACAAGGACGGGGATGGGAAGCTCGGCCACGAGGATTTGAAGAGCTACATGAGCGCGGCTGGCTTCGCCGCCACTGATGAAGACATCAAGGCCATGATTATATTGGGCGGTGGCGATGACAACCAAGGCGTGTCTTATGCTGGCTTGCTCAAGATCTTGGCCGTTGATCATGTCGGCTAG
- the LOC117614483 gene encoding uncharacterized protein LOC117614483 isoform X1: MAAKSNPISTPMIHAFVFALSLFVFQSESAPQAFRRDPGHPQWHHSAFHDVRDGVRSDVRRMLHSRAEVPFQVPLEVNVVLIGFNADGGYRYSVDAHKLEEFLKISFPLHRPSCLETGQPLDIEHQIVYNAFPAGQPELIALEKALKEVMVPAGNAREADFGREVPLFEVDATAVEPVFQRLYSYIFDTESAAYSAADDMDRQVPSAIFIVNFDKVRMDPRNKDIDLDSLMYGKLTQLTEEDMKKQEGDYIYRYRYNGGGASQVWLGSGRFVVIDLSAGPCTYGKIETEEGTVSSRTLPRLKNVVFPRGFGAASDHPTHDVFVGQLASLVSTTVEHVIAPDVRFETVDLTTRLLLPIIVLQNHNRYNIIDKGHNYSINIEAIEAEVKKMVHPGQEVVIVGGSHSLHRHEKLSIAVSKAMRSHSLQETKNDGRFHVHTKTYLDGAILKEEMERSADVLAAGLLEVADPNLSSKFFLRQHWADESEGSSDSILKHKPLWSTYESKHGKKKKRVERKQGEFYRTYGTRVIPVFVLSLADVDPHLMMEDESLVWTSKDVVIVLEHQNEKIPLSYVSETQRRHAFPYQAQRHILAGLASAVGGLSAPYEKASHVHERSVVNWLWAAGCHPFGPFSNTSQVSQMLQDVALRNTIYARVDSALHRIRETSEAVQTFAAQYLKTPLGEPVKGKKNKTTTELWVEKFYKKTTNLPEPFPHELVDRLENYLDNLEEQLVDLSSSLYGHRLQDAHLNSSEILQSSIFTQQYVDHVLANERDKMKCCDIEYKYPVQASQTYIYGGILIAGFVVYFVVIFFSSPVR, from the exons ATGGCTGCCAAATCAAATCCAATATCAACGCCAATGATACATGCCTTCGTTTTCGCACTGAGCCTGTTTGTGTTTCAATCCGAGTCGGCGCCTCAGGCTTTCCGGAGAGATCCAGGTCACCCTCAGTGGCACCACAGCGCCTTCCACGACGTCCGAGATGGCGTTCGATCCGATGTTCGCCGCATGCTCCATTCTCGCGCTGAG GTTCCGTTCCAGGTTCCGCTCGAAGTGAATGTGGTGCTTATTGGTTTCAATGCTGATGGAGGCTATAGGTACTCGGTCGATGCGCACAAATTGGAAGAGTTTCTGAAAATCAGCTTCCCATTGCATAGGCCTTCCTGCCTGGAGACAGGACAGCCTCTCGATATCGAGCATCAAATTGTCTATAATGCCTTTCCC GCCGGGCAGCCAGAACTGATAGCTCTTGAGAAGGCACTGAAAGAGGTTATGGTTCCTGCAGGAAATGCAAGAGAG GCTGATTTTGGAAGGGAAGTACCTCTGTTTGAAGTGGATGCAACTGCAGTGGAGCCTGTATTTCAGAGGTTATATTCCTACATATTTGACACAGAGAGTGCTGCTTATTCCGCTGCTGATGATATGGATCGGCAAGTTCCAAGTGCAATATTTATAGTCAATTTTGATAAG GTCAGGATGGATCCGAGGAATAAGGACATTGATCTTGACAGCTTAATGTATGGCAAACTTACACAGCTCACTGAGGAAGATATGAAAAAACAAGAGGGAGACTACATTTATCGCTATCGATACAATGGAGGAGGTGCATCTCAAGTTTGGCTTGGCTCTGGCAG ATTTGTTGTGATTGATCTCTCAGCGGGCCCATGCACATATGGAAAGATTGAAACTGAAGAGGGAACTGTCAGTTCCAGGACATTGCCACGACTTAAGAATGTGGTGTTTCCAAGAGGTTTCGGTGCAGCTAGTGATCACCCTACACATGATGTATTTGTTGGACAACTTGCCTCTTTAGTATCCACCACAGTCGAGCATGTTATAGCTCCAGATGTTAG ATTTGAAACTGTTGAcctgacaacaaggctgctttTACCAATAATTGTCCTCCAAAATCATAATCGCTACAACATTATAGATAAAGGCCACAACTACAGTATAAATATTGAAGCAATTGAGGCAGAG GTGAAGAAAATGGTTCATCCTGGGCAAGAAGTTGTGATTGTTGGGGGTTCACATTCGTTACATCGCCATGAGAAGTTGTCGATTGCTGTTTCAAAAGCTATGAGAAGCCATTCCCTGCAAGAAACTAAGAACGATGGGCGCTTCCATGTTCATACCAAGACATATCTGGATGGAGCTATTCTTAAAGAA GAGATGGAACGTTCTGCTGATGTGCTTGCTGCTGGTTTGCTTGAGGTGGCTGACCCAAATCTTTCAAGTAAATTTTTCCTCCGCCAG CATTGGGCAGATGAATCCGAGGGTTCAAGTGATTCTATTCTAAAGCATAAACCTCTTTGGTCCACTTATGAATCAAAGCacggaaagaaaaaaaaaagagtagaaAGGAAACAAGGAGAGTTTTACCGAACTTATGGAACAAGAGTGATTCCTGT TTTTGTGCTATCATTGGCTGATGTGGATCCACACCTTATGATGGAAGATGAAAGTCTTGTATGGACAAGCAAAGATGTAGTGATTGTACTTGAGCATCAGAATGAAAAGATACCTCTTAG TTATGTTTCAGAAACTCAGAGAAGGCATGCCTTTCCATATCAGGCACAGCGCCATATATTGGCAGGACTTGCTTCCGCTGTTGGCGGGTTGAGTGCACCATATGAAAAGGCTTCTCATGTACATGAAAGGTCAGTTGTGAATTGGCTTTGGGCAGCAGGTTGTCATCCATTTGGACCATTCTCTAATACTTCTCAAGTCAGTCAAATGCTTCAGGATGTTGCATTG AGGAACACAATATATGCACGTGTAGATTCTGCTCTCCACAGAATTCGTGAGACGTCAGAG GCTGTACAAACTTTTGCAGCACAGTATCTAAAAACTCCGCTTGGTGAACCAGTGAAGggaaagaagaacaaaacaacCACTGAACTATGGGTGGAGAAGTTTTACAAAAAGACAACTAACTTGCCTGAACCGTTCCCACACGAATTAGTTGATAGATTGGAGAACTACTTGGAT AACCTTGAGGAACAGCTTGTAGATTTGTCTTCATCGTTATATGGCCATCGCTTACAAGATGCACATTTGAACAGTTCGGAAATTCTCCAGAGTTCCATATTTACCCAGCA GTACGTAGACCATGTTCTGGCCAATGAGAGGGACAAGATGAAATGCTGCGACATTGAGTACAAATATCCTGTGCAGGCATCTCAAACTTATATCTATGGGGGGATTCTTATTGCCGGATTCGTTGTATATTTTgttgtcattttcttttcatctcCCGTGCGCTGA
- the LOC117614483 gene encoding uncharacterized protein LOC117614483 isoform X2, producing MVPAGNAREADFGREVPLFEVDATAVEPVFQRLYSYIFDTESAAYSAADDMDRQVPSAIFIVNFDKVRMDPRNKDIDLDSLMYGKLTQLTEEDMKKQEGDYIYRYRYNGGGASQVWLGSGRFVVIDLSAGPCTYGKIETEEGTVSSRTLPRLKNVVFPRGFGAASDHPTHDVFVGQLASLVSTTVEHVIAPDVRFETVDLTTRLLLPIIVLQNHNRYNIIDKGHNYSINIEAIEAEVKKMVHPGQEVVIVGGSHSLHRHEKLSIAVSKAMRSHSLQETKNDGRFHVHTKTYLDGAILKEEMERSADVLAAGLLEVADPNLSSKFFLRQHWADESEGSSDSILKHKPLWSTYESKHGKKKKRVERKQGEFYRTYGTRVIPVFVLSLADVDPHLMMEDESLVWTSKDVVIVLEHQNEKIPLSYVSETQRRHAFPYQAQRHILAGLASAVGGLSAPYEKASHVHERSVVNWLWAAGCHPFGPFSNTSQVSQMLQDVALRNTIYARVDSALHRIRETSEAVQTFAAQYLKTPLGEPVKGKKNKTTTELWVEKFYKKTTNLPEPFPHELVDRLENYLDNLEEQLVDLSSSLYGHRLQDAHLNSSEILQSSIFTQQYVDHVLANERDKMKCCDIEYKYPVQASQTYIYGGILIAGFVVYFVVIFFSSPVR from the exons ATGGTTCCTGCAGGAAATGCAAGAGAG GCTGATTTTGGAAGGGAAGTACCTCTGTTTGAAGTGGATGCAACTGCAGTGGAGCCTGTATTTCAGAGGTTATATTCCTACATATTTGACACAGAGAGTGCTGCTTATTCCGCTGCTGATGATATGGATCGGCAAGTTCCAAGTGCAATATTTATAGTCAATTTTGATAAG GTCAGGATGGATCCGAGGAATAAGGACATTGATCTTGACAGCTTAATGTATGGCAAACTTACACAGCTCACTGAGGAAGATATGAAAAAACAAGAGGGAGACTACATTTATCGCTATCGATACAATGGAGGAGGTGCATCTCAAGTTTGGCTTGGCTCTGGCAG ATTTGTTGTGATTGATCTCTCAGCGGGCCCATGCACATATGGAAAGATTGAAACTGAAGAGGGAACTGTCAGTTCCAGGACATTGCCACGACTTAAGAATGTGGTGTTTCCAAGAGGTTTCGGTGCAGCTAGTGATCACCCTACACATGATGTATTTGTTGGACAACTTGCCTCTTTAGTATCCACCACAGTCGAGCATGTTATAGCTCCAGATGTTAG ATTTGAAACTGTTGAcctgacaacaaggctgctttTACCAATAATTGTCCTCCAAAATCATAATCGCTACAACATTATAGATAAAGGCCACAACTACAGTATAAATATTGAAGCAATTGAGGCAGAG GTGAAGAAAATGGTTCATCCTGGGCAAGAAGTTGTGATTGTTGGGGGTTCACATTCGTTACATCGCCATGAGAAGTTGTCGATTGCTGTTTCAAAAGCTATGAGAAGCCATTCCCTGCAAGAAACTAAGAACGATGGGCGCTTCCATGTTCATACCAAGACATATCTGGATGGAGCTATTCTTAAAGAA GAGATGGAACGTTCTGCTGATGTGCTTGCTGCTGGTTTGCTTGAGGTGGCTGACCCAAATCTTTCAAGTAAATTTTTCCTCCGCCAG CATTGGGCAGATGAATCCGAGGGTTCAAGTGATTCTATTCTAAAGCATAAACCTCTTTGGTCCACTTATGAATCAAAGCacggaaagaaaaaaaaaagagtagaaAGGAAACAAGGAGAGTTTTACCGAACTTATGGAACAAGAGTGATTCCTGT TTTTGTGCTATCATTGGCTGATGTGGATCCACACCTTATGATGGAAGATGAAAGTCTTGTATGGACAAGCAAAGATGTAGTGATTGTACTTGAGCATCAGAATGAAAAGATACCTCTTAG TTATGTTTCAGAAACTCAGAGAAGGCATGCCTTTCCATATCAGGCACAGCGCCATATATTGGCAGGACTTGCTTCCGCTGTTGGCGGGTTGAGTGCACCATATGAAAAGGCTTCTCATGTACATGAAAGGTCAGTTGTGAATTGGCTTTGGGCAGCAGGTTGTCATCCATTTGGACCATTCTCTAATACTTCTCAAGTCAGTCAAATGCTTCAGGATGTTGCATTG AGGAACACAATATATGCACGTGTAGATTCTGCTCTCCACAGAATTCGTGAGACGTCAGAG GCTGTACAAACTTTTGCAGCACAGTATCTAAAAACTCCGCTTGGTGAACCAGTGAAGggaaagaagaacaaaacaacCACTGAACTATGGGTGGAGAAGTTTTACAAAAAGACAACTAACTTGCCTGAACCGTTCCCACACGAATTAGTTGATAGATTGGAGAACTACTTGGAT AACCTTGAGGAACAGCTTGTAGATTTGTCTTCATCGTTATATGGCCATCGCTTACAAGATGCACATTTGAACAGTTCGGAAATTCTCCAGAGTTCCATATTTACCCAGCA GTACGTAGACCATGTTCTGGCCAATGAGAGGGACAAGATGAAATGCTGCGACATTGAGTACAAATATCCTGTGCAGGCATCTCAAACTTATATCTATGGGGGGATTCTTATTGCCGGATTCGTTGTATATTTTgttgtcattttcttttcatctcCCGTGCGCTGA
- the LOC117616286 gene encoding probable protein phosphatase 2C 42, with amino-acid sequence MLQALMNLLSLCWRPFGRGNGEGLDSVGIVGANFRGGGRDGKDSLLWFRDFGKYAWGDFSMAVVQANQVLEDQSQIESGPFGTFVGVYDGHGGPEAARYVCDNLFRHFQAISAESDGVVTAETIRNAFLRTEEGFTALVSELWSTRPNVATVGSCCLVGVICQRTLFVANLGDSRVVLGKRVGNTGEVAAIQLSTEHNANLEEIRHELKDLHPHDPQIVVLKHGVWRVKGIIQVSKSIGDVYMKHAQFNREPINAKFRLPEPMHMPILSANPTILSHPLHPNDSFLIFASDGLWEHLSNEKAVEIVHKHPHAGSAKRLVKTALQEAARKREMRYSDLRKIDKKVRRHFHDDITVIVLFLNHDLISRGTVEEPPVSIRSAVDH; translated from the exons ATGCTTCAGGCATTGATGAATCTGCTCTCTCTGTGCTGGAGGCCGTTTGGGCGAGGCAACGGTGAGGGACTCGACTCTGTCGGAATTGTCGGTGCAAATTTCCGAGGCGGTGGACGAGATGGCAAAGATAGCTTGctttggttccgagatttcgGAAAGTACGCGTGGGGCGATTTCTCCATGGCCGTGGTTCAAGCCAACCAGGTGCTCGAGGACCAGAGTCAGATCGAGTCTGGACCCTTTGGAACCTTCGTCGGCGTTTATGATGGCCATGGTGGCCCCGAGGCTGCTCGATACGTTTGCGACAATTTATTCAGACATTTCCAAG CAATATCAGCAGAGTCAGATGGGGTTGTGACAGCAGAGACCATTAGAAATGCTTTTCTCCGAACAGAGGAAGGGTTTACTGCTCTTGTTTCAGAGTTGTGGAGTACTAGACCCAATGTAGCAACTGTTGGGTCATGTTGTCTGGTTGGAGTGATATGTCAGCGGACCTTATTTGTGGCAAACCTTGGAGATTCCCGTGTTGTGTTGGGGAAGAGAGTGGGAAACACTGGGGAAGTTGCTGCGATTCAGTTATCCACTGAACACAATGCAAATCTTGAGGAGATTAGGCACGAACTGAAAGATTTGCACCCACATGATCCTCAAATTGTTGTTTTAAAGCATGGAGTTTGGAGAGTAAAAGGGATTATCCAG GTATCGAAATCTATTGGTGACGTATATATGAAACATGCACAGTTTAACAGGGAGCCAATTAATGCAAAATTCAGACTTCCTGAACCAATGCACATGCCTATCTTGTCTGCCAATCCGACTATTCTTTCTCACCCTCTCCATCCAAATGATTCTTTCCTTATATTTGCATCTGATGGTCTATGGGAACACTTGAGTAATGAAAAAGCTGTTGAGATTGTCCACAAGCATCCACATGCG GGAAGTGCCAAAAGGCTTGTAAAGACTGCTCTCCAAGAAGCtgcaagaaaaagagaaatgagaTATTCAGATCTTCGGAAAATTGACAAGAAAGTCCGACGCCATTTTCATGATGATATAACTGTCATTGTTTTATTCTTAAACCATGACTTAATATCCAGAGGCACAGTGGAAGAACCTCCAGTCTCAATAAGAAGTGCTGTTGACCACTGA